In Rana temporaria chromosome 3, aRanTem1.1, whole genome shotgun sequence, a single window of DNA contains:
- the LOC120933327 gene encoding E3 ubiquitin/ISG15 ligase TRIM25-like isoform X1, with amino-acid sequence MRSELLYWDFRYRLRPPSLRDRSRMASTDLRQELNCSICLDVYRDPVTLSCGHSFCLGCIHHPIGNHNRSRAYTCPQCRQPSKSPLKKNIVLSRLAERFHSGQPEEGRKVIFCIYCDFPVPAMKSCQQCETSLCADHLRKHNETVEHTLLPPTAELRKRRCSVHGKILEYFCTEDSVCVCASCRLDGEHRGHQAESLEEVSKKKLRPLLEKVTLEREKIEKKVQSLQEHRIKAQEVATKATQRATAKLGNIKRQLEDLEKMVPDEISRWEMQIKQTVSDLNQQLETKKDDLSRKISHLEGLHDLADPIAVYQELDKDLCDTEEALPDDPEFPDLHEDLISSSLHKLSDIVTSAKMWIQKPADVILDVCTVANNLWISDDLKSVFRSDTELPYPKTPERLQNCEVLSLSSFSSWRHYWEVDTSKSDSWKVGMCYPSINRKTRISMIGRDDDSWCLRRCNDNYTMMYDGERILLSHKASSHKFRIYLDYEVGQLSFFEVGDPMRHLHTFKATFSEPLHAVLGVFQGSITICN; translated from the coding sequence GATGGCATCTACAGACCTGAGACAGGAGCTGAACTGCTCCATCTGCCTGGATGTTTATAGGGATCCCGTAACCCTGAGCTGTGGACACAGCTTTTGCCTGGGCTGTATCCATCACCCAATTGGTAATCATAATAGGTCCAGAGCCTATACCTGTCCACAATGTAGACAACCATCAAAATCACCACTTAAGAAGAACATTGTCCTCAGTAGGTTAGCAGAGAGATTCCATAGTGGTCAACCAGAGGAGGGCAGGAAGGTCATCTTCTGCATCTACTGTGACTTCCCTGTTCCGGCCATGAAGTCTTGTCAGCAATGTGAGACCTCCCTGTGTGCTGATCACCTGAGGAAACACAACGAGACGGTGGAGCACACTTTACTGCCACCAACGGCTGAGCTCAGAAAGAGAAGATGTTCTGTCCATGGGAAGATCTTGGAATATTTTTGCACTGAGGATTCAGTGTGTGTCTGCGCATCTTGCAGGTTGGATGGAGAACACAGAGGACACCAGGCCGAGTCGCTGGAGGAGGTCTCCAAGAAGAAATTAAGACCTCTACTAGAGAAGGTAACTTTGGAGCGAGAAAAGATTGAGAAGAAAGTCCAAAGTCTCCAGGAACACAGGATAAAAGCTCAAGAAGTGGCCACCAAAGCAACACAAAGAGCCACTGCCAAGCTTGGCAACATTAAGAGGCAACTGGAAGATCTGGAGAAGATGGTCCCAGATGAGATCTCCAGGTGGGAAATGCAGATTAAACAGACGGTCTCCGATCTAAACCAACAGTTGGAAACAAAAAAGGACGATCTGTCTAGGAAGATAAGTCACTTAGAGGGGCTGCATGACCTGGCCGACCCAATAGCTGTCTACCAGGAATTAGACAAAGACTTGTGTGACACCGAGGAGGCACTTCCCGATGACCCGGAATTTCCTGATCTCCACGAGGATCTGATCTCAAGCTCGTTACACAAACTATCTGACATAGTTACAAGTGCAAAGATGTGGATACAAAAACCTGCCGACGTAATACTGGACGTCTGCACGGTAGCCAATAACCTCTGGATATCAGACGACTTAAAAAGTGTCTTCAGGTCCGACACCGAACTGCCTTATCCAAAAACACCAGAGAGACTTCAGAACTGTGAGGTTCTAAGCCTAAGCAGCTTCTCCTCTTGGCGGCATTACTGGGAGGTGGACACCAGCAAGTCGGATAGCTGGAAAGTCGGAATGTGTTACCCCAGTATCAACCGGAAAACCCGTATCAGTATGATTGGACGGGACGACGACTCCTGGTGCTTGCGGAGGTGCAACGATAATTATACGATGATGTATGATGGTGAACGTATCTTATTATCTCACAAGGCTTCCAGCCATAAATTCCGGATCTATCTGGATTACGAGGTCGGTCAGCTCTCTTTCTTTGAAGTAGGAGACCCAATGAGACATTTGCACACCTTCAAAGCAACCTTCTCCGAGCCCCTCCATGCTGTGCTTGGAGTCTTTCAAGGGTCCATTACAATTTGTAACTAA
- the LOC120933327 gene encoding E3 ubiquitin/ISG15 ligase TRIM25-like isoform X2 — protein MASTDLRQELNCSICLDVYRDPVTLSCGHSFCLGCIHHPIGNHNRSRAYTCPQCRQPSKSPLKKNIVLSRLAERFHSGQPEEGRKVIFCIYCDFPVPAMKSCQQCETSLCADHLRKHNETVEHTLLPPTAELRKRRCSVHGKILEYFCTEDSVCVCASCRLDGEHRGHQAESLEEVSKKKLRPLLEKVTLEREKIEKKVQSLQEHRIKAQEVATKATQRATAKLGNIKRQLEDLEKMVPDEISRWEMQIKQTVSDLNQQLETKKDDLSRKISHLEGLHDLADPIAVYQELDKDLCDTEEALPDDPEFPDLHEDLISSSLHKLSDIVTSAKMWIQKPADVILDVCTVANNLWISDDLKSVFRSDTELPYPKTPERLQNCEVLSLSSFSSWRHYWEVDTSKSDSWKVGMCYPSINRKTRISMIGRDDDSWCLRRCNDNYTMMYDGERILLSHKASSHKFRIYLDYEVGQLSFFEVGDPMRHLHTFKATFSEPLHAVLGVFQGSITICN, from the coding sequence ATGGCATCTACAGACCTGAGACAGGAGCTGAACTGCTCCATCTGCCTGGATGTTTATAGGGATCCCGTAACCCTGAGCTGTGGACACAGCTTTTGCCTGGGCTGTATCCATCACCCAATTGGTAATCATAATAGGTCCAGAGCCTATACCTGTCCACAATGTAGACAACCATCAAAATCACCACTTAAGAAGAACATTGTCCTCAGTAGGTTAGCAGAGAGATTCCATAGTGGTCAACCAGAGGAGGGCAGGAAGGTCATCTTCTGCATCTACTGTGACTTCCCTGTTCCGGCCATGAAGTCTTGTCAGCAATGTGAGACCTCCCTGTGTGCTGATCACCTGAGGAAACACAACGAGACGGTGGAGCACACTTTACTGCCACCAACGGCTGAGCTCAGAAAGAGAAGATGTTCTGTCCATGGGAAGATCTTGGAATATTTTTGCACTGAGGATTCAGTGTGTGTCTGCGCATCTTGCAGGTTGGATGGAGAACACAGAGGACACCAGGCCGAGTCGCTGGAGGAGGTCTCCAAGAAGAAATTAAGACCTCTACTAGAGAAGGTAACTTTGGAGCGAGAAAAGATTGAGAAGAAAGTCCAAAGTCTCCAGGAACACAGGATAAAAGCTCAAGAAGTGGCCACCAAAGCAACACAAAGAGCCACTGCCAAGCTTGGCAACATTAAGAGGCAACTGGAAGATCTGGAGAAGATGGTCCCAGATGAGATCTCCAGGTGGGAAATGCAGATTAAACAGACGGTCTCCGATCTAAACCAACAGTTGGAAACAAAAAAGGACGATCTGTCTAGGAAGATAAGTCACTTAGAGGGGCTGCATGACCTGGCCGACCCAATAGCTGTCTACCAGGAATTAGACAAAGACTTGTGTGACACCGAGGAGGCACTTCCCGATGACCCGGAATTTCCTGATCTCCACGAGGATCTGATCTCAAGCTCGTTACACAAACTATCTGACATAGTTACAAGTGCAAAGATGTGGATACAAAAACCTGCCGACGTAATACTGGACGTCTGCACGGTAGCCAATAACCTCTGGATATCAGACGACTTAAAAAGTGTCTTCAGGTCCGACACCGAACTGCCTTATCCAAAAACACCAGAGAGACTTCAGAACTGTGAGGTTCTAAGCCTAAGCAGCTTCTCCTCTTGGCGGCATTACTGGGAGGTGGACACCAGCAAGTCGGATAGCTGGAAAGTCGGAATGTGTTACCCCAGTATCAACCGGAAAACCCGTATCAGTATGATTGGACGGGACGACGACTCCTGGTGCTTGCGGAGGTGCAACGATAATTATACGATGATGTATGATGGTGAACGTATCTTATTATCTCACAAGGCTTCCAGCCATAAATTCCGGATCTATCTGGATTACGAGGTCGGTCAGCTCTCTTTCTTTGAAGTAGGAGACCCAATGAGACATTTGCACACCTTCAAAGCAACCTTCTCCGAGCCCCTCCATGCTGTGCTTGGAGTCTTTCAAGGGTCCATTACAATTTGTAACTAA
- the LOC120933328 gene encoding zinc finger protein 318-like, with protein sequence MKQNLSPDSKKTPLTCPACDFTCSSMQNLRIHFQQTNHKQPLEGGKTQNADPTPQTATIPEHIRQSVFILKDYIHRTDREPVIGLEYVMEYKLQVRPGNNIETKYFCEICEMDSDLVTMMEHLNCHRHRKLYLMKAFPYVLKAPSNNLEDRAQYIRRMAMEIERVEGTKMYKSDSTIRTVPMKTKETEQSKRKSRWDYEGDKQKRMKKALHYLESFEIDNDTEASTVTKLTEKLIAELKYHSDKLKEEALFPAKVARAKELAMSITLKATKLKNVLPTPVQKNPINTGPAPINTGPAPINTGPAPINTGPAPFNKGPAPFNKGPAENLNVKPYMSLPSGPPPSGPPPGPPPSLPPYFGPPPPTNANQYWPPNPAFPQHPQVAMFSSAPPAEKPPEESKFFKKLKSLLSGVPQNSTQVPDDEQMHSKLMMLKSLLSDKRASLQNEQVNQFPPQGTAMMQDWATAGNVFMNQQTANAGQLGQNVMMEMASMVQNAPANQNALMQLAALLQNRQINANSLFPENQNVQNQEYFPMGDGSTMQMDQSAYQQPFMEQQQPEFANIPQSGAGFGFVEPMEGNLGNIGQYNDFKAEPAPYTRVTLSPSKQRSESKSFDHDFRPEFRSNQRGRNLRSFDDLAWADRERDLPYAKRTRLDDDRMPIDQDRRKRRPDDRAPDNLSVDLLKRIRGKDLFTVSAILSEYADPGV encoded by the exons ATGAAGCAAAACCTGAGCCCCGATTCAAAGAAAACCCCGCTGACCTGCCCCGCCTGCGACTTCACGTGTTCCTCTATGCAGAACCTTCGAATCCACTTCCAGCAGACCAACCATAAACAACCTCTGGAGGGTGGCAAGACGCAGAACGCCGATCCCACGCCGCAGACGGCAACCATCCCCGAGCACATCCGCCAATCGGTGTTCATCCTGAAGGATTACATCCACCGTACGGACCGGGAGCCGGTCATCGGCTTGGAGTACGTCATGGAATACAAGCTGCAGGTCCGGCCGGGGAACAATATCGAGACCAAATACTTCTGTGAGATCTGCGAGATGGACAGCGACCTGGTCACCATGATGGAACACCTCAACTGCCATAGACACCGCAAGCTCTACCTCATGAAGGCCTTCCCCTACGTCCTGAAGGCCCCATCCAACAACTTGGAGGACCGGGCGCAGTACATCAGGAGGATGGCCATGGAGATCGAGCGAGTAGAGGGGACCAAGATGTACAAGAGCGACTCCACCATCAGAACG GTACCAATGAAGACAAAAGAGACGGAACAATCCAAGCGAAAATCAAGGTGGGATTATGAAGGAGATAAACAAAAGAGGATGAAGAAGGCTCTGCACTACCTGGAATCGTTTGAGATTGACAACGACACCGAAGCTTCTACAGTCACAAAGCTCACAGAGAAGCTGATCGCTGAACTCAAGTATCACTCAGACAAGTTAAAAGAAGAGGCTCTATTCCCAGCAAAAGTGGCCAGGGCAAAGGAATTGGCCATGTCAATAACGCTGAAGGCTACTAAACTAAAGAATGTACTGCCGACTCCAGTCCAGAAAAACCCAATAAATACAGGACCCGCACCAATAAATACAGGACCCGCACCAATAAATACAGGACCCGCACCAATAAATACAGGACCCGCACCGTTTAATAAAGGACCCGCACCGTTTAATAAAGGACCCGCAGAAAACCTCAATGTGAAACCTTACATGTCTTTGCCAAGTGGTCCTCCGCCAAGCggtcctcctcctggtcctcctccttctcttcctccttatTTTGGTCCCCCTCCACCCACAAATGCCAATCAGTACTGGCCTCCCAACCCTGCTTTTCCACAACACCCTCAAGTCGCAATGTTTAGTTCAGCGCCACCGGCTGAGAAGCCTCCCGAGGAAAGCAAGTTCTTTAAGAAATTGAAGTCGTTGCTTTCTGGCGTTCCACAGAATTCCACACAAGTGCCAGATGATGAACAGATGCATTCAAAATTAATGATGTTAAAATCCTTGTTGTCGGATAAGAGAGCAAGTTTACAGAATGAACAGGTAAACCAGTTTCCACCTCAAGGCACCGCTATGATGCAGGATTGGGCGACTGCCGGAAATGTATTTATGAATCAGCAAACTGCGAATGCGGGTCAGTTGGGTCAAAACGTAATGATGGAGATGGCCTCCATGGTACAAAACGCACCAGCAAATCAGAATGCACTAATGCAACTGGCAGCATTACTTCAAAACAGACAAATTAACGCAAATTCATTGTTTCCTGAAAACCAGAACGTTCAAAACCAAGAATATTTTCCTATGGGTGATGGTTCAACGATGCAGATGGACCAGAGTGCTTATCAGCAGCCATTTATGGAGCAGCAGCAGCCAGAGTTTGCCAACATACCTCAAAGCGGAGCAGGTTTTGGCTTTGTTGAACCAATGGAAGGAAATTTGGGAAATATTGGTCAGTACAATGACTTTAAAGCTGAGCCAGCCCCTTATACTAGGGTCACTCTGTCCCCTAGTAAACAAAGATCAGAAAGTAAGAGTTTTGATCATGATTTTAGACCAGAATTCAGATCCAACCAGAGAGGGCGGAATTTAAGGTCGTTTGATGATCTGGCATGGGCCGACAGGGAGCGCGACCTGCCTTACGCCAAGCGCACTAGACTGGACGACGATCGCATGCCTATAGATCAAGACCGGAGGAAGCGCCGTCCTGATGACCGGGCCCCCGATAACTTGTCTGTAGATCTCCTGAAAAGGATTCGAGGAAAGGACTTGTTTACTGTGTCAGCAATTCTCAGTGAATACGCAGATCCCGGCGTCTAA